One Vitis vinifera cultivar Pinot Noir 40024 chromosome 8, ASM3070453v1 genomic window carries:
- the LOC100241479 gene encoding uncharacterized protein LOC100241479 codes for MAAFNISSATIYRTSSSSSSSSSLSLSSKLSVLPMRCAPPRPYRSRFSKILAFTSNDIKVGSSIEVDGAPWKVLEFLHVKPGKGAAFVRTKMRNYVTGNTVDKTFRAGCSIDEANVYKETKQYTYKDGAQFVFMDLSTFEEIRLNESDVGERTKWLKEGMDCNVLFWNGKIIDFELPITIKLTVVDVDPGIKGDTAQGGSKPATLDTGAVVNVPLFVNIGDQILVDTRTGEYRSRA; via the exons ATGGCAGCCTTCAACATCTCTTCAGCTACAATCTACCGTACATcgtcttcatcttcatcttcatcatctttgTCTTTGTCATCAAAGCTGTCGGTTCTCCCAATGCGGTGTGCTCCTCCAAGGCCTTACCGTTCTAGATTCTCAA AGATACTTGCGTTTACGAGCAATGATATCAAGGTGGGTTCCAGCATTGAGGTAGATGGAGCTCCATGGAAAGTTTTAG AGTTTCTTCATGTGAAGCCTGGGAAAGGGGCAGCATTTGTAAGGACCAAAATGCGCAATTATGTAACGGGAAACACTGTTGACAAAACTTTTCGAGCTGGTTGTTcg ATAGATGAGGCCAATGTGTACAAGGAGACCAAGCAATACACATATAAAGATGGTGCACAGTTTGTCTTCATGGACCTG AGTACATTTGAAGAAATTCGACTTAATGAGTCTGATGTTGGAGAGAGGACAAAGTGGCTGAAAGAGGGCATGGACTGCAATGTGCTATTTTGGAATGGAAAG ATTATTGATTTTGAACTCCCCATTACAATCAAGCTGACTGTTGTTGATGTTGATCCTGGCATTAAAGGTGACACTGCACAAG GTGGATCGAAGCCAGCAACTCTCGATACAGGTGCTGTTGTCAATGTCCCTCTGTTTGTAAATATAGGCGATCAAATATTGGTGGATACAAGAACTGGGGAGTACAGGAGTCGCGCATAG
- the LOC104880010 gene encoding pentatricopeptide repeat-containing protein At1g09900: MPSQLLFSPHPSPIHSLIFSSPCFFRNNHNKTQQGKLLLHATTLSFSVRNSSESTLSIANATDRICPNGVSIDRPIKEEPHSMDFDRRNTRLQVHNFVDRIRALPTSERIQIIHVFERERAFQNLSVFNDVLLALFIADEPDLALKLYCDISSYGMVPDSWTFSIIIKCHCKKNDPSEAKRVLEHMVEIGFQPSVVTFTILINSFCRRGKLQKAVEILEFMGRIGCKGNVQTYNCLLKGLCYVGRVEDAYEFLMKIKKSSVKPDLYSYTAVMDGFCKVGRSDEAMELLVEALEMGMTPNVVTFNTLFNGYCKEGRPLEGIHLLKNMKERNCMPDYISYSTLLNGLLKWGKIHSALRIYREMVEAGFKVEERMMNTMLRGLCRRSWKEEGLLKNAHEVFEKMINAGCAIYPNTYGLVIQTLCVAKEVDKALMYLNEMVGFGYFPPRMITFNSVIRALCSEGRVDEALSILVLMCEGRRIPSRICYNLLIDEFNQQGRWLSACTVYGAALKRGVIPHKRPGKSSSRKNAIVG; the protein is encoded by the coding sequence ATGCCTTCTCAACTATTGTTTTCTCCACATCCTTCACCCattcattctttgatttttagtAGCCCTTGCTTCTTCAGAAACAACCACAACAAAACCCAACAAGGTAAGTTGCTTCTCCATGCCACCACTCTCTCATTCTCTGTTAGGAATTCATCAGAAAGCACTCTCAGTATCGCCAATGCAACTGATAGGATTTGTCCAAATGGAGTCTCCATTGACAGACCCATCAAGGAAGAACCACATAGCATGGACTTTGATAGGAGAAATACTAGATTACAAGTCCATAACTTTGTTGATAGGATTAGAGCCTTACCCACTTCTGAAAGAATCCAAATTATCCATGTGTTTGAGAGAGAACGGGCATTTCAGAACCTTTCTGTCTTCAATGATGTGCTCCTGGCTTTATTCATAGCAGATGAGCCTGACCTTGCGCTGAAACTCTACTGTGATATATCATCCTATGGGATGGTGCCAGATTCTTGGACTTTTTCCATTATTATCAAGTGCCACTGCAAGAAAAATGACCCGAGTGAAGCAAAACGAGTTCTTGAGCACATGGTGGAAATTGGGTTTCAACCAAGTGTAGTAACATTCACTATTCTGATCAATTCATTCTGCAGAAGGGGTAAATTGCAGAAAGCTGTGGAGATTTTGGAGTTCATGGGTCGAATTGGATGCAAAGGTAATGTTCAGACATATAACTGCCTGTTAAAGGGGTTGTGCTATGTGGGGAGGGTGGAGGATGCGTATGAATTCTTGATGAAAATCAAGAAATCTTCAGTAAAACCAGACCTATATTCATATACAGCTGTTATGGATGGGTTTTGCAAAGTGGGTAGGTCGGATGAGGCAATGGAGTTGCTTGTTGAAGCTCTGGAAATGGGAATGACCCCAAATGTGGTCACTTTCAATACCCTGTTCAATGGGTATTGCAAGGAAGGAAGGCCATTAGAGGGGATTCATCTATTGAAGAACATGAAAGAAAGAAACTGCATGCCTGATTATATCAGTTATAGcactttgttgaatggactatTGAAGTGGGGCAAAATTCATTCTGCGCTGCGAATTTACAGGGAGATGGTGGAGGCCGGTTTCAAAGTGGAAGAGAGGATGATGAACACCATGTTGAGGGGATTGTGCAGGAGATCATGGAAAGAAGAAGGGCTGTTGAAAAATGCCCATGAAGTGTTTGAGAAAATGATTAACGCGGGCTGTGCCATTTACCCCAATACATATGGCCTAGTGATCCAAACCCTTTGTGTTGCCAAGGAGGTAGACAAGGCTTTGATGTATTTAAATGAGATGGTAGGGTTTGGATATTTTCCTCCCAGGATGATCACCTTCAACAGTGTCATTCGCGCACTTTGCAGTGAGGGAAGGGTTGATGAGGCACTGTCGATCTTGGTTCTCATGTGCGAAGGGAGGAGAATTCCCAGTAGGATTTGTTATAACCTTTTGATTGATGAGTTCAATCAACAGGGGAGATGGTTGAGTGCTTGTACTGTATATGGTGCAGCTCTGAAGAGAGGTGTGATCCCTCACAAGAGGCCAGGCAAGTCTTCAAGCCGCAAGAATGCAATTGTTGGTTAG